The Cognatishimia activa nucleotide sequence GCAACGGCACATGGACAGAATGATGGGAACAATTTGTGCAGGCCCTGAGCGCGCACCAATGCCCAACATAGTACGCCCCGGCTAAGGAATGGATCCTCCCCACGATGCTGCCGGGCAAAAAAACCGAGCAAGGCCTGACTGCTTTGCTCGGTTTATATTTTGCAACTAACTTTGAAATAATCTGGGGAAGCGGGAATAGCCCCCCAAGCAGATTTCATCGATTTTTGGTGAGCTCAGAAAGCAGGGTCGGGAAATCATCCACATAGAGATCAAAGTCTGGGTTTGGCACGGGTTCTGGTGGTTCTTCGTCACCCCATTCGCGCGGGCGCCGAACAAAGGCCGTTTTGAACCCACAAGCTTTGGCGGCATTCAGATCAAAGTTATGCGCCGCGACCATGCAGATTTCTGAAGGTTGTAATTGCAGGAATTCCGCGCCGCGGTTGTAGACGTAGGGGGCTGGCTTATAGGCCCCGATAGCCTCACAGGAAAACACCGCATCCCAAGAGATATCGTTCGCACGTGCAGTGTCTGTGACAATGCGGAAACTAAGGATGGTCAACGGGCAACACAGGAAATGTTTGCGCAATTCACGTTGGACCTTGGGGAAATCAGGCCAGCATTGGAAAGCATGGGGCGCAACATAGGAAATGTAGTAGCGCTCCGCTTCAGTAAACATTTCCAATTGTTCGTCCCGCAGCAAGGAGTCCAGAGCATCACGGTGCCCATTATCAA carries:
- a CDS encoding HAD-IA family hydrolase produces the protein MDFSRVRALTFDTGGTVLDWHTGFTEALSKIGERHGQVRDWPRLANDLRRRSLKIMKEFGVKPDPNYNFDNGHRDALDSLLRDEQLEMFTEAERYYISYVAPHAFQCWPDFPKVQRELRKHFLCCPLTILSFRIVTDTARANDISWDAVFSCEAIGAYKPAPYVYNRGAEFLQLQPSEICMVAAHNFDLNAAKACGFKTAFVRRPREWGDEEPPEPVPNPDFDLYVDDFPTLLSELTKNR